A window of Malania oleifera isolate guangnan ecotype guangnan chromosome 2, ASM2987363v1, whole genome shotgun sequence genomic DNA:
AAACGCAGGATTTCTACGTTGGAGTTCTTAAACTTGAATCATTGGAAGAGTGAAAAAGGTATGAGATGGAAAATAGGCTCTCCTTTTGTATAGCCTAGAGGTAATATTTTTGgaccaaaaatataaataaaaattaagattatTTATAAGAACACGTGCATGAGAgaagaaataagaataaaaataataatttaattaatatggGCTAAAAGATTAAAGGGGTGGtttaaaccccaaatccaaaatgATACTATCTTTATTTTCCTTAGGATCAGTCTGTGTAATAATTACTTCATTCTCTTAACAAATAAGAAAACCTAACGTCTAAGGAATTAATCAAAAATGTCTCCGTGGAGTATTGGAATTCAAATTTTGTTGGCACAACAACCATGTTTTTCACAGTTCTGTATCTGGCATAGGCAAAAATGAaataaactcaaaagaagaaattACAAAATTTGTCGCTTAATTTCTTCAATTTTTGCTAATTACATTATGTAGatcaaaattataaataatactGCGAGACCAAAATTCTAGGATGTAAATATCCatttatgaaaagaaaaaaattttcctGGGAAAATTCTCAACTTCCCTTTTGCCTGCCTTCCTCGCTCTTTTTCCTGGAAAATTCTCAATTTCCATTTTGCTTTTTCCTATTCATCATCATCATAACATATAAAGATTGGGTGGGAATGATATTCACATTCTTAGGCGTCATTACCACAATTTTGACGGACAGCAAACTACAATATTTACCCAACGATTTGCTCGTTGGTTGATCCCTGGATGAATAAAAAattcccacaaaaaaaaaaaagtaataattaaaacaaagaaaataaacttATAAAAGAAACAAAGAGAgattttaaattccatttttgatttttttaaaatttaagaaaaataaaataaaaacattagGTTCCGGGGTCTCTGCTAATCTTCCCGAGAGGGGCACCAAGGCGTCATGTCCATGGGGTAGCTCCCCAGCACCCTCAAGAAGGAGGTGAACTCCTGAACCTCCGCCAACGCGTTCTGTGCCCTCACCTCCGCCATTGATGCCTCGAAGTCGATGTAGAACATGTACTCGAAGTGCTTCGCCGTCCCCACATTCGCGTCGTCCACCAGCCGGATCGGCCGGTTCCGGTGCGGCCGGCTCTCGATCTTCGTCAGGCTGATGTTCCTGAAAGCGAACGCTGACAGCACCTTGAACAGCACGGACGTCCCCTTGTCGTGCGCGAACACAATGCTGGTCTTGAAAGGCCGGTCCGTCCTCGGGATGATCGGCTCGCGGGCCAGCATCACGAATCGAGTCACGTTCCCCGAGTCGTCCTGAATCCCGTCCGCCAGGATCTGGAGCCCGTAAAGGTCCGCAGCACGCGCGCTTGCTATTGCCGCTGTGTCGCGGAGATCCTTCGCCGCGACAAACTCGGCCGCGCCGGCGGTGTCGTCCACCGCTTCGCGCGCAACGTTGGTGCTGAGGCCGAGCTTGGTGAGAGTGTGCTCGCACTGGGCTAGGGCTTGGGGATGGCTAATGACTCGGGTTAGGTAATCTTTCCGTACTCCAGGGAGGGCGAGGAGGCAGTGATGAACCGGGAGCTGGACCTCCCCGACGATGTGGAGGCGGTGGCGAAGGAGGAGGTCGTAGTTCCGGTGGATGCTGCCGCCGAGAGAGTTCTCCACGGGGAGGACGGCGCGGTCGGCGATCCAGAGCTCGACGGCCTGGAAGGCGACCTCGAACTGGTCGCACGGAATTGCCTCGGAGTCAGGGTAGGCCTTGCCGGCCGCGGCCTCGCTGTAGGCGCCGGGGACGCCCTGGTAGGCGACGCGTAGCCGGGCGCCGTGCATCGGCGCCGGGGACAGGTCAGTGATGGTGAGAGGCTTGGGGAGGTTCTCGATCGGAACTAGATCTAGGGTCTTGTGGCCGTTGACGGCGGTGAGATCGGTGCCGCCGGCCTTGCCGGCGTCCTTCTGCTGAGAGAAGACCTTGCTGGCGAGGATGGCGCAGGAGCTCTGCCAGTCCGTTCTGCTCGATCCGAAACCAGTTCCAGGAGCGGGCGCGCCGACGCCGTTGGCTGTggcggaggaggaggaggaggaggggtaGGTGGAGTCAGAGCGGGAGACGCATTGGACGGCGAGTCGAGGGTGAGGGACTCGGTGGGTGGGAGCGTGTGGACTCGGGGGGATGAGGGAGTTGAGTGGATTGGTGGTAGGTAGCGGAGAGAGAGTCTGCATTTTTTTTCTGATAAAGAACAGGAGGGgtattatagaaaataaaaaatttaaaaaaaaattggagagagagaaaagggagagatAGAGGGGGGGGGTTTTAGCTTGGTGTTCTCTTTGGAAGGGAACGTCAAGCTGAGAAAAACGAAAGGGGAGGGAGGGTTTATATATTAGGTGGGAGGAAAGGAGTAGGAATATTAGAGAGGGAGGGTATGGTGTGTGCGCCGGGGAGGTGGTTCGGtcaatctcacacctaccccctcCCCCTCCTTTCTTCCCCCCATTGTCTCTttcattcatttttatttattttaatatcgaagagagagagagggagagaggtaTTTTGGGCATAAGGAATGATCTTGTGGACTCTATCCCATGGTAGCAGAATATCCTCTAGAAGTGAAAGACTTGTTCGTCTGTGTGAATGGGTTTGCTTGATTTAGTCTTGCTGTTGTAACTTTTTTACTCAAGTTTAATAAAGAAAAAATGAAGTCACAcccaaaatcaaatcaaattaaaTCAAGATATCGTAGTTTAATCCGTTTTGGTTTGTTGTTTTGGTAGAaacatttattatatattttacatataataaaaatatacaatcTATTTTATATAAACATCAATTTTTAATATGATATGATTAGTTAGAATGATGAAAGTGAGCTAAATTGCCTCAACTTTAACAAGTCAAAACTTCACATATTGTTTGAATTGGTTTTTGGTTGAATCATAATAACTCGATCATAatctttatttgtattatatttctatttTGACGAGTTAGCACCTAAGTTCTCTTACAAAAAAGAGACAAAAGTATTTGTAAatgtatatgaaaatatataa
This region includes:
- the LOC131147960 gene encoding arogenate dehydratase 1 — encoded protein: MNERDNGGKKGGGGGRCEIDRTTSPAHTPYPPSLIFLLLSSHLIYKPSLPFRFSQLDVPFQREHQAKTPPLYLSLFSLSNFFLNFLFSIIPLLFFIRKKMQTLSPLPTTNPLNSLIPPSPHAPTHRVPHPRLAVQCVSRSDSTYPSSSSSSATANGVGAPAPGTGFGSSRTDWQSSCAILASKVFSQQKDAGKAGGTDLTAVNGHKTLDLVPIENLPKPLTITDLSPAPMHGARLRVAYQGVPGAYSEAAAGKAYPDSEAIPCDQFEVAFQAVELWIADRAVLPVENSLGGSIHRNYDLLLRHRLHIVGEVQLPVHHCLLALPGVRKDYLTRVISHPQALAQCEHTLTKLGLSTNVAREAVDDTAGAAEFVAAKDLRDTAAIASARAADLYGLQILADGIQDDSGNVTRFVMLAREPIIPRTDRPFKTSIVFAHDKGTSVLFKVLSAFAFRNISLTKIESRPHRNRPIRLVDDANVGTAKHFEYMFYIDFEASMAEVRAQNALAEVQEFTSFLRVLGSYPMDMTPWCPSRED